Below is a genomic region from Sander vitreus isolate 19-12246 chromosome 15, sanVit1, whole genome shotgun sequence.
ATTCTAGAGGCTTTGTTCTTGCTGTTCAGCTCCTCTCTACCATCTGATTGACTTTCAATTTCTTTGAAAAATAAGGGGTTAGTTCCTGTGTCTTAAGTAAGATTAATGAGCCCACTGCCTCTAATTACCATAAAGTGAAATGTgggcaggaaaaaaagaaatgttacgCTTTTAGATTTTGAAATTTGGAGGGATTCTGAATATCATTTACAGTAGTTATTATCCcatcatttacatttaactGGGGGCTTACCAGTACGACCAGCCTAGCTGTTCTTTCTCACAGGCTCTCTTGCAGCATCATAATTTTGGCTGAACTTGCAAAAAGGTGCTTAAGGTAATGTAGTAGTGCCCAAACCACCCTGAGGCACTCTTAATTAAAAGCCCCATGCCTGTGTCCTTTCTGTACAGCCTGCAAGTGATGGTGTCATTCAGGAGAAAAGCTCCCATTCTCCTGTCCTTCTGTCCTTTTTTCTCCGTCGTGTACAGCAGGCAGACAGATGGCTGTGCTCAGAGGACAGACCAGAGTTTGATGGTGAAAGAAGACAAAGGAAGCAGAAGGAGCAGACATATGAATTGTAGTGATGGCTCTTTCACACATTAAAGATGTTTTCTGGGAGAAAGAAGTGGAGAGTAATGCAGAAACATAGCTGACAATTGGAGACTGTTTCATGGCCTCAAATAGATTAAAGTAAAGATATCTTGTGTGACTTTTCTCACACATCTGCGAAGAGCTGCAACAATTGGACTATTTTAATAAGGAATTCATCATTTAagtcagttatttatttatttttttacagtaaacagtatatctttaggttttggacttttggtcCGACAAAGCACGCAAACTACATCATCGTGGCTTTGGAGAAGTTGTAAatggcattttcttttcttttttacggtttttaaaaaaaaaattctacaaaaaacacacaaaaatgtatcgattaatcgagaaaataattggcagattaataaTCGTTATTTGCAGCACTACAGCCGTGTGGCTGTGTCATTGAAGGTTGGTCTGTTGCCCAGCCATTTGACCTCTCTGTATAAGGAGGGTTGCCGTCGGAGTGGGGAGGAATGCGACTCGCAGAGCTTTCCCCTGGAGCCAGAGATTACATTGGCTGTGAGCCAAAGATGCATTAAATATCGAACACTTTAGAGCGCTTACATCTTTGATATAAGTGTATGGAAAGTGTTAAACAAGGGTGAGGATTGTAACTGTGTTTGTTCAAAATCAGGATCTATTCCTCTGTTGTGGGTTGTGATGCCTCCCTTTTCACTGGCTCCAAGATCCCCTCTCAAAAACAATGATGGAAGTTCACAACCTGCATAATTTAATTTTCATTTAGAATCTGTATCCggtcttcctttttctttttggacAAATAAAAGCTGGTTTTGACTGGCCTTCTCCCTCTTCATGATAATTATTTTTACCAAaataatagttaaaaaaaaaaatccctgtttAATATCTTCTTCTTTGTCCTCTTTTGTTTTAGCCAACAACAGAATAATGCACCACAGCCTACACCAAACCTCCATTCTGTCCCATTATTTTCTCCATCACGGAGAACCTTTACTGTGTTTTAATACAGCAGAACTTATGAtgtagtttttgtcatttacatGTTTCTCTTTTTGATTACATAATAATTGGATCTAAGGTCAGAAATGTCTCCTGTACATCAGGTCATTTATCAAATCACATTGTATGGTTATGAAGTCCTCTGgcaaacataaatacaaatgatCAACAGCTATATTGTGTGTTTGGCTATATGCATATTTTAAGTAAGTCATCACAAATTATGGAGGCAGTTAACTTTACTACAACACAACCCCCCAAACAAATCTAAGAAGGCCTTCATTGTTTGCCTCACACTTCTCTTCCACACTAAAACTTGAGGCTAGTGTTTTCTTATTTATCCACTCTCGGGTTGTTTGTATCACTGTCTACGTTTACATGTACACTTATATTCAACTATTATTCCAGATATGAcaatattttgaatttgataCAGTCATGTAAACAGAATATTACGTTTGGATATTCAGGATTGGGCCTCATTCAGAATGTAGCATTTTCTGATAAAGATGTGGGATATGCCAacattattcaggttttaggaacattctttggacatgtatacagctcattcagaatatacatctcaatcagggttttttaCAGCAGTTTGCGACACAAGGCCTCTTACCTGTTTACGGTCAGTGTTGGACACAAACCAactagccaacagtttgcaaggctggggtagagatgcatgcccaatagaaaaaaaaaaaaaaaaaaaaacattatgaaagacttggatatcaaccgGTTTTTGGGTATGTGCAAACATCACAGCGGCGTCATTTTCaagaaggtggttgaaggaatgaaagaggaggCTTTGTTTGCATGgaccaacaagtccgccaccagTGGAAAACTTTGAAGAAACCTGATTTTGTAAACTCCATGCAAATgagaatattagtggaatactcATTTtaattagccatgtaaacagctcagTAGGAGCATTGtttttttcggaataagggcaaaaactaAAGTTTTGAGCATGTAAACAAAGTCAGTGACACCTGCTTGCTGTTTTAAGTATTACAAGTTTAGTCCTTGTTTTACTTATTGTATTCCTTCCTCTTCTTATTTAATTTGATGCTGTTCATTTCTTTCTTGATACTGTATCTCTGTAACGCACTACAAAAGAAGTCATGGTAGTAGTACTATGGTTTCTAACTTAATCCCCAATAGATGCATCAAATCTTGTTGTTTTGCAGTCACCTCCATCCTTTGTCACTGATGGTTTCTCCCTTTGTGTCCCTGATAATTAGAATTCATTTTATCCTCCTTGTGTATGTTAAAGTACCACTGCACGAGCACACAGCTTATTAATAAAGCTTGTTTGAAATTTTAAGTTTCCAGCTTGCACCCACCCCCCTTCTACCCTGTTCACGCACTGCGACCTGTGCTGGAAACAGAAACAACACTCAACATGCTGTACTTGTCCTCTTGACTATATCCATCAAAGGGAGCagggatctctctctctctctctctctctctctctctctctctctctctctctctctcagttatgCATCACATCCAGTCTCCCAGAGTGTATAAAAAAGCATATGCTATAGTCATTTTCTGGTACCTTCTAAATGTCACCCTGTGTTTAAAGGACAGCTTGATGATGAAAGTTGAGGAGCTGGCTCCCGACCATCGCAGGGCTATAACTCCTGGTGTCACAGGGCTGATTGAATGTGTGTGGAGGTGAGATGGCTTACTGGGCCACATGAGTGTCAGCTGGGAACAGGACTGCATACCACGCGCAGAGGTCTCCTTTTTAGCTTCGCTCATGCTAGTTGCCAGAGAGGCATCTCCAGAAATCGATTGGAGATGCGATTCGGCAGCAGGAGGTGGAGACACATGGGGGGGTGCTTCTCTATCTTCACCTAGCTCCAATGACTTTATGTCAGGCCATGAAATGTTCCGGAGTTGTTTTTTTACGCCTCATGTTTCTGGGACAAACAGCTGGAGGGCACTTCTACACTGGGAGAATGAACTTTATTCACATTACCTTCCCTTTCTAAAGCAGTAGATGTATTGTTTCAACGTCAGTATTGATGCCACATTGGAATGTAGTATAAACCAGGttcaatttaattttatttattttgtcaaatCCTAACAGAattcaggacactttacagatagagtaggtttagaccacactgtatatataattaACAGAgatccaacaattccccccaagagcaagcatttggtgcgaaaGCGGCAAGGAAATACTTTCTTTTAACCTCAggaggcagaaacctcggacagaccctggCTTTTGGTGGGCGCCCATCTGAGAGtagtctgagagagagagagagagataaagataaataaatataggTACGCCAAATTAagttatatagcacatttcgaGCACAAAGGCAATCCGAAATCCTTTTTAAGGATATAAGCCATTTAACAAGAAATCAAAGATAAACCACAgagatttaagaaaaaaacaagcagcatTACAACTGGTGCGACCAGTTCCAGTTTTGTGGTAAATCTGCTTGATTGATGGAAAGGATTGGTAGACTATATTAGAACATGGATATTGCTTTACAGTACAAGACATGAGCAAAGCGACATCTGTTGAAGGTTGTTTGGGCAGTGTCAGGTGATGTACGAAGCAGTGATAAGCCAAGGGGGAAAATGCTCTCCACACGTTCATTCTCATCAGTCGCACAATTGTAAGTTATCACAGTTACTTTGCCGTTATGTATGTGAGTGTTTAAAAATGCTGCACATAAAATTGTTGCAGGATAAACTACAGTAAATACTATACAAGGCCACTGCATCCTGAACTATTGCACCTTGTCAACATTGATGTCTTTTAGATAAAAGATAGAGACATGGCTGTCATTCAAGGGTGTATGTCTTTGTTTCCCAGTGGTAGAATAATAAAGAGGACATTTTGGAATGAATGAGTTGTTGGAAGAGAGGATTAAATGTGTTTGGATTAGGGAGGGGCTGAATAAAAGGATCATTTCGGGCTGACCCAGAACTGTTACCACTCATAGTTACACTGCAGCTAGGCGCTGCCTTTTTTGCATGCATGGAGGGTGGAGTTTGGCATTGGACAAGAACATAATGATGCAGTTCATGGAAAGCAGCAAAATATGAAGATGGTATAAACCCACGCACATGTTGAAGTATAGACCAAATCACCATGATGTCATGTCACGCTAACACAAATATCACTACCAGGCAGTTGATTTAAATTACTGAGGTAtgcaaacttgtttatttctgttgtcattttcagccgtaaCTGTACTGTTGAAAGATAaatagttaaaggtgctctaagcgatgttgggtgaagttacttcttgttgacgttcaaagtattatCAAACGAAAttgaggctagctcgcccctccctcctcctcatcccgtcccctcccttccgtgcttccgcgcactaaccccccaacccccacccccaaatccttcttgtcggttattggctggaacgctggagcACTGTTATGTTTCGttgtgcaggttggcgcagtttgtttttgttgccttttgtggagcctgggctgtctacagagaccacgtttttttacagtgtgttcagggtacaggcagctagcagataatgaggagatgtttgctgtatgtgacaaaaaatgtagcctaaaaaacacgtgacatcgcttagagcacctttaaacacGGAGGTGTGACCTATCTGACGTTTCTGCTGTGCTGATTTTCTGTACTATGTTGCTTTGCTAgcatctttgataaaccaaGCGTTACAAATAGCGACATCTCtctgctagtttgggtggtgtcattttctttaggcCAAACAGGTCACTATAGGCCTCCAACCTAATGTTAGTGAAAGTGTTCAAatatatgaaagcatcaaacatgcattttagatgaatgagatgagagtGTACCCAGTTGTTCCTTGTTCCAGTTTGCTCAGCGCCGTTAAATTGTAACTGCAGGCATTGTCTACCcagaagttattgtaaacaaacattgtgattgggtaCTTGTCACTGTTTTGACTCCCGAAATGTTACCTCTTGTTGTTATGTCACTGAAAaatcaataaacaaaaaaaagcattgtgattgggtctataCTCTCTGTCAACAGTAGGAATTTACTTTTACAGTGTTCTTAATTCcatctcctcttttcttttcacagcGTTCACCATGATGATCATCTTGGCTCTTATCCGCATTGGCAAAGGCACCGGCGAGGGCCGCCCACCAGTCGCCTCCTTCTCTGGGGTGCCCAACCTGTTTGGGGTGTGCGTCTACTCCTTCATGTGTCAACACTCCCTGCCCTCGCTGGTGACGCCCATCTCTGACAAGAAACGTGTGGGCACCCTGGTGTTAGCGGACTATACCCTGATCCTGGGTTTCTACGTGCTCCTCTCATTCACCGCCATCTTCTGCTTCGACAGCTCGCTGCTGCACGACATGTACACCCTGAACTTCACGGACAACTGCAACGTGTTAGATATTCCATTCCTGCGCTACTTCCTGGGCCTGTTCCCAGTTTTCACCATCAGCACTAACTTCCCCATCATCGCCGTCACACTTCGCAACAACTGGAAGACCCTGTTCCACCGGGACGGAGGCACCTACCCATGGGTGGTGGACCGCGTTGTATTTCCCCTCATTACCCTGGTGCCCCCAATCGTGGTGGCCTTCTGCACCCACAACTTGGAGTCCCTGGTGGGCATTACAGGATCCTATGCTGGCACAGGGATCCAGTACATTGTCCCAGCCTGCCTTGTGTATTTATCTCGACGCCACCTGGAGCCTGTGGTGGGCAGGGATGCCATCAACAAGCACCGGTCTCCCTTCCGCCACGCCTTTTGGGTGTGGTTTGTTTTGGCTTGGGCCGGCTCCTGCCTCATATTCGTCACAGCCAACATCATCCTGACTGACACCAAGACATGAGAACTCACTGTTCCAAGAACTTTCTAAGCATATCTGTTTGGCCAGTCTCTTTGTTCCTGTACAAGAGGCCTTACTTGCTGCTGGTTGGACAGTGTGCCTTTAATGGGACTTTTGTTGCAtatattaaatgtaattaaGAGTAATTTATGAAATTTCTTAAAAGGGACCAAATGTCAAGTGTTTTTGTTCAATCAACAAAAGCTGGAACAGTGCATGACAACAAAGAAAGGGAATTGAAAGTCATTTATTAAAAGGATGTTTTGTCAACAAACACCTGATAGTTTGAGGTTTTCACAAGGACTTGCACAAAAACAACTTAACGAAAAATATATATCTTAAAAGTTCACTGGGCTTGAAACTAGGTCATAAGAAGAGTCGTACAAAATTGCTTGTCAGTTCCAGAAAGAACAAACATCGGAAACAAGTCTCATTTCTGAAGCTGGAAAGTTTTTGGGGCAGGGGCTGTCAGACGCTGTTCGACGTCCTCTATCCTCTGGACCATCTGGACAGAATGTTCCAATAAAGATATATTAAAGCAATTGAAAGAGCAGAgcagtgaaaagaaaaagagcctGTCACATTGATTCTCATGTTCTGTTGCTAAACTCCTTGGCGTCTACACAGAAACCAACAGACGAAGACAAACGAACGAATCAGGCTTGATCATTCTTTCATGGCTTGACGTGTAGCCATTCCTCAGCCGCCGCTGCCTCCTCGTCCTTTTGTGAACAATGAAGCGCCTTCAGTGACAGATCCACTGATAGATAGGCCTCCAGGAAGAGCTCCATCTCTGTTTATCACCAGGCGCCCACGCCTGTAGTCCATGCACAGGATATGTCTCCCGTCTTTTACTGCTCAACACCCATTCATGACTCCGTCAGCCTCATACTGTATCTATCAAACAACCCAACACCTTACAAGATAATAGTGATTTACAGTGCTTCAGCTGGCGCTATGGGAAAAGTAGCCAAAAGTGAAGGGTAGTGGGCCAAATGTGACCACTAGCCACTGTTCAACAAGTCAGCCCAACCATATGATGATATAGGTTTATtgtattcctaccctctaaaaCGACCCATATgggcgtttcataaattagcaccCCTAccggtggcaggaaatatgacCTTACATCCACACAACTTGTTCTCTATTGTTGTTCacacaataataatgatatttaaCCAAGATATGATCTGGAATTGTGGTATGAAATGTGATCTGGTgaaaaatgttgtcttttctttgtcttaatgGCTATATGGTGAAACAGCATTTATGAGCCTATTTGATAGTTGACAATCTCATAACCAAAATAATCAtaaccaaaacaaatattttacatCAAgatgcaaaacacattttttcattGAGGGAACTTTTAGCATTGACGTTCTTAAGAGTAGGCTGTCCATaagagacacattttaaaaagaatggtCAAAAGTAAAGCAGCTGAGGCTGAAACATTCAGactcaagctccaaaaacactggacaCTACATATCTTATAATGCAGTCATCTTTTCCTCAGGTCAAATATGGTCAGTATTCATCATGACCGTTGTCCAGCTCTGCTTGGAAAGCATTTCTTCACTTTTTGTCCCTTAAATAGCTAAATTGAAGCTCTTATCACGAATTGGATCTTTAGGTTTATTGTGGTagcaggaacacacacattcatcttCTTTGCAACGCCACTAGTTTTCAGTATACCGTTTAGTTTACAGTTGTATTTAAATTCAAttatatttatagtgtcaaatcacagcAGAAGTTGTGTATCTCACACTACAGATTGGAGTAGAGAGTAGtttctagaccacactctatgatTTATAGAGACCCATTTATTCATTCACATTTGATGCGAAATGTCAAGTCAATGCAAGCCAGTATTAGGGTGTACAGTGGCTTGTGGAGCGGTTAGATAGGCTGtgcagctttttcatcaactgCTTTAATGCAGTTTAAATTGAAAGGTAATGTGCTGCAACTGTAAGATTTCCACTCATGCACTGTAGCATTGTTGTAGCACCATTGAAGGTTGTCGAAAGTGTTGTGGGCTTTACTGTCACCATGCCACCTCTGTCTTCACCAAACTGCAGCCAGAATTCGCAGCTGAGTCAGCTGGACCAAATATGGACTCGACCTGTTCTCACAGCTTTGAGATCATCAGTGATTTCAGTTATTACAAAACAATGCAGAGCTTCTGTCTGTACCTGTCAGCTTTTGTCTAATCTGTGTGGAGTCTGTAACAGTACCTGCATGCACAGATCCATAAAATTTTAATCTTGTATGTCATTTGTATGTTTACGTTCCCACTTTTGTGCCGTTTGCTTTCTGATGTTACaggtcttttttctcctcttaaCCTGAAGTGGAACATTTGAATGAAAAGTACAAACAATTTAACTTTCATAGATCGACAGTCTCGAGACAAAGATATGACTgtatgggccctatcttgcaaccggcgcagcgcaaagcccgacgcaagtgtctttgctagcttaagaccgacgcagttgtcaatttcccgtccagcgcccacgtcgtttaaatagcaaatgcacctgcacccattggcgtgctggtcttacagggaggtgtgttcaggtgaattcttggcgaaTTGCTATCTTGAAGCAGCGGAAAGTGTTGCGCCAttaaccaacaaaaacctggtctaaagtcaatagcgcagcatttcattgttattttaacagtgaattagtaaaatgcgcctaggctcgtgcacagcgcgcacacactgcttgttacacacagggaagcgcagcagcacacaaacgtGCAAAAGattagaaataaaaatattacggtgcaaatctgccatcataatagcaatgcgccgaggtacaaacgcacctggcttttaaagggaatgggcgCACCTGCGCCGTGTGCTTCACGccatgcgcttagatcgttaaaatagggccctatgtgtgtgtttgtgcttcgGCACAAATAAGATGTTGAAGATATTGAATATGTGAAATGTGGTTCTGATGACTCTTGTTTGGAGTTGTGAATTGTGCCTTTTTTATGGGCTTTCATTTTTTGCCCTAAACTTCTCAACTGCTGTTTTTTCTCAGCTTGCCAGACAAACATGCATGTGAACCATTTCATCAAACTGACAATCACTGTGTCCCCAAAATACTTTATAATCCTTGTTTTTCTTGTCTCTTTAAtttcttttgtactttttgttgttgttgcccttgagtttacagtattttcaaatttttttttcaaagtttcttgtatttgtttacaataatttGGCCAGTCTGTGATTATGTCATTAATATGGATGTTTACCGCTTTATTTGATGCCCTGTTTAATTTTTATctcacaaagaaaataaaggctttttattcATCTGAACCTCATGAACCTCAATTACTTGAGGGAAATTGGGTTTTCTCACAACCTTGgtcttttgtagttttttttcctcatgcCCATCATTTATAAGACTCACTGGCTGACTGGAGAATTTGGGCGCAAGGACCCTGCTAGACAAAATGGAACTAAAGGGTTTAAATCAGTTAAACAAGTCAAGTTATCTGCTATCAGAATTACTTATGTGGAAGGGTACACTTATTTTAAGTATTTATGAGCTCATTTATGAACTCAATATTTCCTTTACTATGTAATTGCATTGCCGTACTATATGGCCAAATGTTTGTGGACACCCCTGCCCACATGCAGTGTCTTTTTGGCCTGGGTCTATTGTTCCTGGTCAGGTTTCAATAAGGGGAACAAAACGAACGAGTGTTACAGGGTGCAGCGTCTGTTGGGCGGGCCGTTGGCAACGATTGGAAGAGCGCAAGCGTGTGGAGTGAGCCTTTATCCAAGTGTGACTACAGCGCTGGACAAATGCCTGGACTGAGGTGGAACTGGCCTCCGGTTCCTGCTCGGGGAAGAGCGGTGGCTGGTAACCCCGGGGCGGGAGCATTGGAAAGCTGAGAGGCCGGTGGCTGAACTGGGAAGGGTTGGAAGGAGTTGCTTAGACCATGAAGAGGGGTTGGAACAATTGTCATGTCATTCaggtacacaaaaaaagaattgttgAGCAGATCCCAGAGAACCTCATTCACTAACCCCTGGAAGACTGCAGAGGTATTGGTGAGACCAACTGTCATACCAATTTAATACTTATAATGTCCACTAGGagtttaataattaataattacaggctaaacaaacaagataactATTTACAAAAACATGAGGTGTGGTGAGTAATGGCATCAGTAGTGAATGTTGTTTATGGATGAGTGAAGCAGCAAAAACGGCAAAGCAAACGCAAACCAGAAGAGATGTGGAGCCtaggaaagagagacagacaatgaGACAGGACTGGTAGATAGAGGGTAAACATTACACCCAGTACACCCAGTACAGGTGTACAGATACAGTGTCTCACAGATGACATAGATCATCTGTATTTACACTCTTTGACCAACAG
It encodes:
- the slc38a12 gene encoding transmembrane protein 104 isoform X1, yielding MAGGITESGEPYSPFVGLVYMFNLIVGTGALTMPKAFASAGWVVSLSLIAFLGFMSYMTTTFVIEAMAAANAQLRWKRREREEVHDSDSTSEYSDDDVMVRGRSEPESKPILSVREYQRSGGHVDQFDILERVEMGQMASMFFNKVGINMFYICIIVYLYGDLAIYAAAVPISLMEVACGNHSCSAGSVKYNDTDPCWGSVSRKDAYRVFLGVFTLLLGPFTFFNAQKTKYLQILTSLMRWIAFTMMIILALIRIGKGTGEGRPPVASFSGVPNLFGVCVYSFMCQHSLPSLVTPISDKKRVGTLVLADYTLILGFYVLLSFTAIFCFDSSLLHDMYTLNFTDNCNVLDIPFLRYFLGLFPVFTISTNFPIIAVTLRNNWKTLFHRDGGTYPWVVDRVVFPLITLVPPIVVAFCTHNLESLVGITGSYAGTGIQYIVPACLVYLSRRHLEPVVGRDAINKHRSPFRHAFWVWFVLAWAGSCLIFVTANIILTDTKT
- the slc38a12 gene encoding transmembrane protein 104 isoform X2, whose protein sequence is MAGGITESGEPYSPFVGLVYMFNLIVGTGALTMPKAFASAGWVVSLSLIAFLGFMSYMTTTFVIEAMAAANAQLRWKRREREEVHDSDSTSEYSDDDVMVRGRSEPESKPILSVQRSGGHVDQFDILERVEMGQMASMFFNKVGINMFYICIIVYLYGDLAIYAAAVPISLMEVACGNHSCSAGSVKYNDTDPCWGSVSRKDAYRVFLGVFTLLLGPFTFFNAQKTKYLQILTSLMRWIAFTMMIILALIRIGKGTGEGRPPVASFSGVPNLFGVCVYSFMCQHSLPSLVTPISDKKRVGTLVLADYTLILGFYVLLSFTAIFCFDSSLLHDMYTLNFTDNCNVLDIPFLRYFLGLFPVFTISTNFPIIAVTLRNNWKTLFHRDGGTYPWVVDRVVFPLITLVPPIVVAFCTHNLESLVGITGSYAGTGIQYIVPACLVYLSRRHLEPVVGRDAINKHRSPFRHAFWVWFVLAWAGSCLIFVTANIILTDTKT